A single genomic interval of bacterium harbors:
- a CDS encoding T9SS type A sorting domain-containing protein has protein sequence MFNKKVCLIISIGLLISSISSLATAQQSNSVMTWGSNQYGQLGNESGFSREYADTVEGTSDAVSISGGGMHCLVALSNGTIKAWGTNSSGQVGNGTTYDALSPDSVVGINNAVKVDAGFIYSLALLSDSTVKAWGCNSSGQLGNGTTTDTSLPVLVNNLNNVIAIAAGGAHSLALLSDGTIKAWGDNTYGQLGQGTIDSAGIDTPVTVLGINNAIAIAAGDGHSLALLADSTIRAWGWNGGGQLGIGTTQDTSLPAAVLGITNAVKIAAGVYHSFAILTDGTIKAWGDNTHGQLGIGAGFVTVDTAISVVGINNALKVDGAWHHSLALLSDGTMKAWGTNDFGQLGDDGLASRDTPVVVVRVQNGIEISAGDEHSMALGIMNSVEEKNVVCKGIGVSLVNSMVNNNIELLTTTRQKLDYKVFDVCGRVMLSGNNMTVKGKLNINASQLKQGVYFIDVKTLTGNIQFKLVKVL, from the coding sequence ATGTTTAATAAAAAAGTATGTTTGATTATCAGCATTGGGCTGCTAATATCTTCAATTAGTAGTTTGGCAACTGCCCAACAGTCGAATTCTGTTATGACATGGGGCTCGAATCAATACGGACAACTTGGAAACGAATCAGGCTTCAGCAGGGAATATGCCGATACCGTTGAAGGAACATCAGACGCCGTTTCAATTTCAGGCGGCGGAATGCATTGCCTCGTTGCCTTATCAAATGGAACTATAAAAGCATGGGGAACTAATTCGTCAGGACAAGTAGGTAATGGAACGACTTATGATGCGTTGTCTCCGGATTCGGTAGTCGGTATAAATAATGCAGTAAAAGTAGATGCCGGCTTTATATATAGTCTTGCTTTATTGTCGGATAGTACGGTAAAAGCTTGGGGATGCAATAGTTCAGGACAATTGGGAAATGGTACAACTACCGACACATCACTCCCTGTTTTAGTAAACAATTTAAATAATGTTATCGCAATTGCTGCAGGTGGCGCCCATAGTCTGGCTTTATTGTCGGATGGAACAATAAAAGCATGGGGCGATAATACCTACGGACAGCTTGGACAGGGAACTATAGATAGCGCCGGAATAGATACACCGGTTACGGTTTTAGGGATAAATAATGCAATTGCCATTGCTGCCGGAGATGGCCACAGTCTTGCTCTATTAGCGGATAGCACTATAAGAGCATGGGGCTGGAACGGCGGAGGACAATTAGGAATCGGGACAACTCAGGATACAAGTTTGCCAGCTGCGGTTTTAGGAATAACAAATGCGGTAAAAATTGCCGCCGGTGTTTACCATAGCTTTGCTATTTTAACGGATGGGACAATAAAAGCGTGGGGAGATAATACTCATGGACAGCTTGGAATTGGAGCTGGATTCGTAACTGTCGATACGGCAATAAGTGTAGTTGGCATAAACAATGCGTTAAAAGTTGACGGTGCTTGGCATCATAGCCTTGCTCTGCTGTCGGACGGCACAATGAAGGCTTGGGGGACCAATGACTTTGGACAACTTGGAGATGATGGACTTGCCAGCAGGGATACTCCCGTCGTTGTCGTCAGAGTGCAAAATGGAATAGAAATTTCTGCCGGTGATGAACATAGTATGGCGCTTGGAATAATGAATTCTGTTGAAGAAAAAAATGTGGTTTGTAAAGGTATAGGAGTATCTCTTGTGAATTCTATGGTTAATAATAATATAGAACTTTTAACGACTACGAGACAAAAATTGGATTATAAAGTTTTTGATGTGTGCGGAAGAGTTATGTTGAGCGGGAATAATATGACAGTAAAGGGAAAACTAAATATAAACGCATCTCAATTGAAACAAGGAGTATATTTTATT
- a CDS encoding citryl-CoA lyase has translation MWKTGITKVEPNHLVTRGYKQEDLIGNVSFSNVVFLLLKGKLPNESEGKMLDAILTSSIDHGATPPTTLASRIVASAGVPLPTAVAAGILAVGDVHGGAIENSARLLQEWAPKDKPEKAAKELLEFLKFKGKRMPGVGHRIHTCDPRTQKLFTLANELKIADKHIALMKAIETEINRTSRSGGDKGLKKPLPINVDGAIAAIVSDMGFDWKLGKAFFLLGRVAGLVAQVYEEQTREKPMRPICTVDAEYDGPWERDLPKDKKK, from the coding sequence ATGTGGAAAACAGGAATTACAAAAGTAGAACCTAATCATCTTGTTACTCGAGGGTACAAACAAGAAGATTTAATCGGGAATGTCTCTTTCTCAAATGTAGTATTTCTTTTATTAAAAGGCAAACTTCCAAATGAATCCGAAGGTAAAATGCTGGACGCGATACTCACTTCCAGTATTGACCATGGGGCAACACCACCCACAACTCTCGCATCAAGAATCGTTGCATCGGCAGGCGTTCCTTTACCTACGGCAGTTGCGGCGGGAATTCTCGCAGTCGGAGATGTTCACGGCGGAGCAATTGAAAACAGCGCCAGATTACTTCAGGAATGGGCTCCAAAAGATAAACCCGAAAAAGCAGCAAAAGAACTTCTTGAATTTCTTAAGTTCAAAGGAAAACGAATGCCCGGCGTAGGACATCGTATTCATACTTGTGACCCACGAACACAAAAATTGTTTACTCTCGCCAATGAACTCAAAATAGCAGACAAACATATTGCCCTTATGAAAGCAATAGAGACAGAAATAAATCGAACATCCCGCTCAGGCGGTGACAAAGGGCTAAAAAAGCCATTACCTATAAACGTTGATGGGGCTATTGCCGCTATTGTATCGGATATGGGTTTTGACTGGAAGTTAGGAAAAGCTTTTTTCCTCCTCGGCAGAGTAGCCGGACTTGTCGCTCAAGTCTACGAAGAGCAAACCCGCGAAAAGCCAATGCGTCCGATTTGCACGGTTGACGCAGAATACGACGGACCATGGGAACGCGATTTACCCAAAGACAAGAAGAAATAA
- a CDS encoding adenosine-specific kinase, whose protein sequence is MEFKLVNIDKPADINFILGQSHFIKTVEDLHETLVSSTPDIKFGIAFCEASGPKLVRISGNDKSLIELAKTNAMNIGAGHSFIIFLKNAFPINVLPAIKSVPEICTIFCATANAVQVIIAETPQGNAIIGVVDGESPAGIEDEDAVKTRKQFLRNIGYKL, encoded by the coding sequence ATGGAATTCAAACTCGTAAACATAGATAAACCCGCAGATATCAATTTTATACTCGGGCAATCTCATTTCATTAAAACAGTAGAAGACCTTCACGAAACATTGGTATCCAGCACACCGGATATAAAATTTGGAATTGCATTCTGTGAAGCATCCGGTCCAAAACTTGTTAGAATTTCCGGGAACGATAAAAGCTTAATTGAACTGGCCAAAACTAATGCAATGAATATAGGAGCAGGGCATTCTTTTATAATATTTCTAAAGAATGCTTTTCCCATAAACGTTCTTCCGGCAATCAAATCCGTCCCTGAAATCTGCACGATATTTTGCGCTACTGCTAACGCCGTGCAGGTTATTATTGCAGAAACGCCCCAGGGGAATGCAATAATCGGAGTCGTAGACGGCGAATCTCCCGCAGGAATAGAAGACGAAGATGCAGTCAAAACAAGAAAACAATTCCTCAGGAATATAGGATACAAATTGTAA
- the der gene encoding ribosome biogenesis GTPase Der: protein MLPIITIVGKENVGKSTLFNRIIGSRVAIMDSTPGTTRDRNAKKVVIDDFNFLLVDTGGYLPNDPSTIKNKVKEQVELAINSSTLILFVVDAKTGITSIDLEITEFLRKLNKQILLVINKVDNNKRIPEVAEFHKLGFKSSIEICATQGTGVSGLMDKITEYIDKSPSSADTRLPTFAIIGKPNVGKSTYINALLDEKRVIVDEHPGTTVDTIDVTMKYEDKEFVLVDTPGLRRRTKFDSQIEYYSSVRTDASILKCDVAILFIDASDQISHQDKRIINTVLEYGKGIVIAANKKDLGIGFSEKTLNYTKFVPITYLSALNKTDLYEPLKTALTVAENCRLKLTRKQLRAFTLALKLIKVSQVDVAPPTFAIRIISKNKKLTNYKTRKTLEIQFRKEFGFIGTPIKITII from the coding sequence ATGCTTCCAATAATAACTATAGTTGGTAAAGAAAACGTAGGCAAATCTACTCTGTTCAACCGTATTATCGGCAGCAGAGTTGCCATTATGGATTCTACGCCGGGAACTACAAGAGACAGAAATGCCAAAAAAGTTGTAATAGACGACTTTAATTTCCTTTTAGTAGATACGGGCGGGTATCTCCCGAATGATCCGAGCACCATTAAAAATAAAGTAAAAGAGCAGGTAGAACTAGCCATTAATTCTTCTACGCTTATACTTTTCGTAGTAGATGCAAAAACGGGAATAACTTCGATAGATTTGGAGATAACGGAATTTCTCAGGAAACTAAACAAACAAATATTACTCGTCATAAATAAAGTTGATAATAACAAACGAATACCGGAAGTTGCGGAATTCCACAAACTCGGATTCAAATCTTCAATAGAAATATGCGCAACCCAGGGAACAGGCGTATCCGGGCTTATGGACAAAATAACCGAATACATAGATAAGTCGCCATCCTCCGCCGATACCAGATTACCCACTTTTGCCATTATCGGGAAACCTAATGTCGGAAAATCTACTTATATAAACGCCCTTTTAGACGAAAAAAGGGTTATCGTAGACGAACATCCCGGGACTACCGTTGATACAATAGATGTGACTATGAAGTATGAAGACAAAGAATTTGTACTCGTTGATACTCCGGGGTTGCGAAGGAGAACGAAATTTGACTCGCAAATAGAATACTACTCATCAGTCAGGACGGATGCATCCATACTTAAATGTGATGTCGCCATACTTTTCATTGATGCCAGCGACCAAATTTCCCACCAGGATAAAAGGATTATTAACACCGTTCTCGAATACGGGAAAGGGATTGTAATAGCAGCAAATAAAAAAGACCTCGGGATTGGGTTTAGCGAAAAGACTCTAAATTATACAAAATTTGTTCCCATTACGTATTTATCCGCTTTAAATAAAACCGATTTATATGAGCCGCTTAAGACAGCATTAACCGTTGCGGAAAACTGCCGTTTAAAACTTACCCGTAAACAATTGAGAGCGTTTACTCTTGCATTAAAGTTAATAAAAGTATCCCAGGTAGACGTTGCACCGCCGACATTTGCCATCAGGATAATATCCAAGAACAAAAAGCTCACAAACTACAAAACAAGAAAAACTCTTGAAATTCAATTCAGGAAAGAATTTGGATTTATCGGGACTCCAATAAAAATAACAATAATATAG
- a CDS encoding T9SS type A sorting domain-containing protein: MKKHITIIFIIFLFVLLGGITNANQLDVLRRGIKQYGPQAMGLSAPGTKLNMPIHTSPFAFIKDMELKNKNLAEFKFNKGDWVISSSFLITHDTTINNNIVLIGNGQLIVRSCSLCVKGCIYSIQNSLFSIDSGTLIMPQEYVYQFGFISIDSSKIEIKHSTLNSSNLPLGGGVGGSLDMTLSGGSLVFDSVRMDNSFVSFGIMGHNSKINVRHTNRAGEFVVIGDSASVHISHSDSIIVWIGFPRGSSGKLYGDSLNANKWINHFTYPDTTCKRINYSFVLDSLTGLRLGTMTMDSTNVDLYNIDGIFAGNIFEIPLNDTITGLVDYSEYSDFTAPLPGRTYHLVNSSVNAWNLYFNAGTQLSIKGSIFGECILSDSAKSTFTNATCDGAAGHIGTSSDSLLICFLTSLYTDAVMDGKSLSMMFLTSMSGNGHLVARNMATVVLYNTILPNPIMIYDSATVLVSALYPTSPAYTNDSILIRGSANMVKGPSSHFNFEGYRIEYASANNTSAFFPITGKITTPVDNSKLCKFSTYGLNAGVYIIRLWYFFSTFGTNDSFNFDNSIYLNWQNVAEDKTLKTLSFSVLPGVFNKQVSINYVIPNPAEIDLSIYNISGEKVATIDKGMKNAGEYTVKWNGKKFANGTYFCELKTGDKILPAKKMVLLK; this comes from the coding sequence ATGAAAAAACATATTACCATAATTTTTATAATCTTTTTATTTGTTTTATTGGGCGGAATTACGAATGCAAATCAACTGGATGTACTGCGTCGGGGAATTAAGCAGTATGGTCCACAAGCTATGGGATTAAGTGCCCCGGGAACAAAATTAAATATGCCAATTCATACGAGTCCTTTCGCCTTTATTAAAGATATGGAATTAAAAAATAAGAACTTAGCCGAATTCAAATTTAATAAAGGAGACTGGGTGATTAGTTCATCTTTTTTAATCACGCATGATACTACAATTAATAACAATATTGTGTTAATTGGGAACGGACAGCTTATAGTCCGCAGTTGCTCTCTTTGTGTAAAAGGTTGTATATATTCGATACAAAATTCTTTATTTTCTATAGACAGTGGTACGTTAATAATGCCACAGGAATATGTATACCAGTTTGGATTCATCTCTATAGATTCTTCAAAAATAGAAATAAAACATTCAACGTTAAATTCCTCTAACTTACCTTTAGGCGGCGGTGTAGGTGGTAGTTTGGATATGACTTTAAGTGGCGGCTCTCTTGTATTTGACAGTGTGCGTATGGATAACTCGTTTGTTTCTTTCGGTATAATGGGACATAATAGTAAAATTAACGTAAGGCATACAAATAGAGCGGGAGAATTTGTGGTTATAGGAGATTCCGCCAGCGTTCATATTTCGCATTCCGATAGTATAATCGTATGGATTGGATTTCCACGTGGTTCTTCGGGAAAACTTTACGGAGATTCTTTGAATGCGAATAAATGGATTAACCATTTCACCTATCCTGATACTACGTGCAAAAGAATAAACTATTCTTTTGTGCTGGACAGTCTTACCGGGCTCAGGCTTGGTACTATGACAATGGACAGTACCAACGTGGATTTGTACAATATTGACGGCATTTTTGCCGGAAACATTTTTGAAATCCCGCTCAATGATACAATAACAGGACTTGTAGATTACTCGGAATACAGTGATTTTACTGCGCCGCTTCCCGGAAGAACATACCATCTTGTAAATTCATCGGTTAATGCATGGAATTTGTATTTTAACGCCGGGACCCAGCTTTCAATAAAGGGATCCATTTTTGGAGAATGCATTTTAAGTGATTCGGCAAAATCTACGTTTACAAATGCGACCTGTGATGGCGCTGCAGGACATATCGGGACATCGTCAGATTCTTTGCTTATTTGTTTTCTTACCTCTCTTTATACCGATGCCGTTATGGACGGTAAGTCCCTGTCTATGATGTTTTTAACTTCGATGAGCGGAAATGGGCATTTAGTCGCAAGAAATATGGCAACCGTAGTTTTGTATAACACTATTCTTCCTAATCCTATAATGATTTATGATTCGGCAACGGTATTGGTATCTGCTTTATATCCTACTTCACCGGCTTATACTAATGACAGTATCCTTATCCGCGGGAGCGCAAATATGGTTAAGGGACCATCCTCCCACTTTAATTTTGAAGGGTATAGAATTGAGTATGCATCTGCAAATAACACTTCAGCTTTTTTCCCGATAACCGGTAAAATAACGACTCCTGTAGACAATAGCAAGCTCTGCAAATTTTCGACTTACGGGTTAAACGCCGGAGTTTATATAATCAGACTATGGTATTTCTTCTCAACTTTTGGAACTAATGACAGTTTTAATTTCGATAATTCGATTTATTTAAACTGGCAAAATGTGGCTGAAGATAAAACACTTAAAACATTGTCGTTTTCTGTTTTGCCTGGCGTATTCAATAAACAAGTTAGCATAAATTATGTCATTCCAAACCCGGCAGAAATAGATTTATCCATATATAACATATCCGGAGAAAAAGTGGCGACAATTGATAAAGGGATGAAAAACGCAGGCGAATATACGGTTAAATGGAATGGTAAAAAATTTGCTAACGGGACTTATTTTTGCGAGTTAAAAACAGGAGACAAAATCTTGCCTGCAAAAAAAATGGTGCTGTTGAAATAG
- the cysS gene encoding cysteine--tRNA ligase — translation MSLKLFNTLTRQKDEFIPIVAKKVGYYSCGLTVYNYAHIGNLRTYIFTDTLRRVLEYNGYEVNHIMNITDVGHLASDQDEGEDKIDREAQKTKKSPYEIAEFYTQAFLKDMEELNIKKPKLMCKATEHIPDMIALIEKLVNKGYAYVTKNAVYYDTSKFKDYGKLARLNLDGQNSGARVEVEPEKRNPFDFALWKINQPNHIMQWDSPWGRGFPGWHIECSAMSMKYLGETFDIHSGGIDHIPVHHTNEIAQSEGATGKKFVNYWVHANFLQIKDTKMSKSLANFYTLQDLKNMGFDPMVFKMFVLMAKYRAELSFTDEALTAAKTVLEYIYNFVTQMGSLDDVIQTGDEDWVKGYKEKFLEAINDDLNTPQAVAVVLEIIQEAYKRKHFRVYETLLDFDKVLGIRIKEKRESTKKELPDEIKTLIAERENARKSKDWAKSDALRKQIESSGYILEDTPEGMRCKKKE, via the coding sequence ATGAGCCTAAAACTTTTTAATACGTTAACCAGACAAAAGGATGAGTTTATCCCTATAGTTGCAAAAAAAGTTGGGTATTATTCCTGTGGCTTGACCGTTTATAATTATGCGCATATCGGAAATTTAAGAACTTATATTTTTACGGATACTTTACGCAGAGTCCTCGAATATAACGGTTACGAAGTTAACCATATAATGAATATTACGGATGTCGGACATCTGGCTTCTGACCAGGATGAAGGAGAAGATAAAATAGATAGGGAAGCCCAAAAAACTAAAAAATCTCCTTACGAAATTGCAGAGTTCTATACACAGGCGTTTCTTAAAGATATGGAAGAATTGAATATTAAAAAACCCAAATTGATGTGCAAAGCTACCGAACATATACCCGATATGATTGCATTGATAGAAAAACTTGTAAATAAAGGTTACGCATATGTTACTAAAAATGCCGTTTACTATGATACTTCAAAATTCAAAGATTACGGGAAACTTGCGCGGCTAAACCTTGATGGTCAAAACTCAGGTGCAAGAGTGGAAGTTGAGCCGGAGAAAAGAAATCCGTTTGATTTTGCTTTGTGGAAAATAAACCAGCCGAATCATATTATGCAGTGGGATAGTCCGTGGGGGAGAGGGTTCCCGGGATGGCATATTGAGTGTTCGGCGATGTCTATGAAATATCTTGGCGAAACATTTGATATTCATTCCGGCGGGATAGACCATATTCCGGTACATCATACCAATGAAATAGCCCAATCTGAAGGCGCTACCGGGAAAAAGTTCGTTAATTACTGGGTTCACGCAAATTTCTTGCAGATTAAAGATACGAAGATGAGTAAAAGCCTGGCTAATTTTTATACACTACAGGATTTAAAGAATATGGGGTTTGACCCGATGGTTTTTAAAATGTTTGTTTTAATGGCTAAATACAGGGCAGAATTGAGTTTTACGGATGAAGCTTTAACGGCTGCAAAAACGGTATTAGAATATATTTATAATTTTGTTACTCAAATGGGTAGTTTGGATGACGTCATCCAAACTGGTGATGAAGATTGGGTTAAGGGCTATAAAGAGAAATTTCTTGAAGCAATAAATGATGATTTAAATACTCCGCAGGCGGTGGCTGTAGTTCTGGAAATTATTCAGGAAGCCTATAAACGTAAGCATTTCAGGGTTTATGAGACATTATTAGATTTTGATAAAGTTTTAGGCATAAGAATAAAAGAAAAAAGAGAATCTACAAAAAAAGAGTTGCCGGATGAAATTAAAACATTGATTGCTGAAAGGGAAAACGCAAGAAAGAGCAAAGACTGGGCAAAATCGGATGCGTTAAGAAAACAGATTGAAAGTTCTGGTTATATCCTCGAAGATACCCCGGAAGGAATGCGCTGTAAGAAAAAAGAATGA
- a CDS encoding pyridoxal phosphate-dependent aminotransferase translates to MNKNLLISNRGSVIPASPIRKLIPCADEAKSRGIEVYHLNIGQPDIQTPSYFWRAIQGYGEKVLAYGPSNGLLALRKAIATYYNSFGAKNITTANVSITTGGSEAILFVYIILADKGDEFLIPDPCYANYISLAAIAEVKLVPILTKVEEGFHLPEEEEIEKLITPKTKGIIICTPNNPTGTIYSKDEMMRVARIAEKHNIYLISDEVYREFLFDGRKHTSVFNLPGEDEYKIVIDSVSKRFSACGARIGCVVSTNENILKGIMRCSMSRLCPPTIEQVGMVELYGRMDDIIPEMMKEYELRRNVVYEEIQKIPGAFATLPEGAFYMTCRLPVEDAEKFTQWMLTDFSVDGKTTMIAPGEGFYVTPGRGRNEARIAYVLKEKELRDAMRILREGIKKYQTENK, encoded by the coding sequence ATGAACAAAAACTTATTAATCTCTAATAGAGGAAGTGTTATACCTGCTTCTCCTATAAGGAAACTCATTCCTTGTGCAGACGAGGCAAAATCAAGGGGTATAGAAGTTTATCATTTGAATATCGGACAGCCCGATATTCAAACTCCCTCGTATTTCTGGAGAGCTATACAGGGATATGGAGAAAAAGTCCTTGCTTATGGACCGTCTAATGGGTTATTGGCATTAAGAAAAGCAATTGCAACTTACTATAATTCATTCGGAGCAAAAAATATAACGACAGCTAATGTTTCTATAACTACAGGTGGCTCTGAAGCAATATTGTTTGTTTATATAATTCTTGCAGATAAAGGAGATGAGTTTCTCATCCCTGACCCTTGTTATGCAAATTACATATCCCTTGCGGCAATAGCAGAAGTGAAATTGGTTCCTATACTTACGAAAGTAGAAGAGGGTTTCCATTTGCCGGAAGAAGAAGAAATTGAAAAACTGATAACTCCAAAAACAAAAGGAATTATAATATGTACGCCGAATAATCCTACAGGAACGATATATTCAAAAGATGAAATGATGCGTGTTGCTAGAATAGCGGAAAAACATAATATTTACCTGATATCCGATGAAGTTTACCGGGAATTTTTATTCGATGGCAGGAAACATACAAGCGTATTTAATTTGCCGGGCGAGGATGAATATAAAATCGTGATTGATTCCGTTTCAAAGCGTTTTAGCGCTTGCGGAGCAAGAATTGGTTGCGTAGTTTCTACGAATGAAAATATCTTAAAAGGAATTATGAGATGCAGTATGTCGAGACTTTGTCCCCCGACGATTGAACAGGTTGGTATGGTTGAATTATACGGAAGAATGGATGATATTATACCGGAAATGATGAAAGAATATGAATTGCGTCGAAATGTCGTTTATGAAGAAATACAGAAAATTCCGGGCGCGTTCGCTACTTTGCCGGAAGGCGCATTTTATATGACTTGCAGGTTGCCGGTAGAAGATGCGGAAAAGTTTACCCAGTGGATGCTGACGGATTTTAGCGTGGATGGAAAAACTACTATGATTGCCCCGGGTGAAGGGTTCTACGTTACGCCTGGCAGGGGTAGAAATGAGGCACGAATTGCGTACGTTTTGAAAGAAAAAGAACTGCGTGATGCAATGAGAATTCTACGCGAAGGTATTAAAAAATATCAGACGGAAAATAAGTAA
- a CDS encoding TonB family protein: MKRFVGISCVVLLIGLVGSLVGEDKIVIEPSSPIEKKVVEKTINIDGTTEEAPAKRVQITQKLKKSILDTLKVDGSEIATITMGNGDKIYMKFFPEDAPNTVKNFIMLANLNFYDGLTFHRVEPGFLVQGGDPAGNGTGGAGYNIKAEFNSRRHILGTVAMARAEDPNSASSQFYVCLQAIPSLDATGNRYTVFGQIIRGMDEVKGIRVGDKIRSIRIEPKNYAELQIICKGDPVCAIYTAPTIKSITLPDYPASESSLKGSEGRINLRLHINKKGEVEDVKFLPSDITYDQPHVKALVKNWVFTPAKIGETVIEDNINLPIEFKVINDKQCEIRCANEQKLINL, encoded by the coding sequence ATGAAAAGATTTGTGGGAATATCCTGTGTCGTTTTGCTAATAGGATTAGTTGGAAGTTTAGTCGGTGAAGATAAAATAGTTATTGAACCTTCTTCTCCAATCGAAAAGAAAGTAGTCGAAAAAACAATTAATATTGATGGTACAACAGAGGAAGCTCCCGCTAAGAGAGTGCAAATAACACAAAAACTTAAAAAATCAATACTTGATACTCTAAAAGTAGATGGTTCGGAAATAGCCACTATTACTATGGGAAACGGCGATAAGATTTATATGAAATTTTTTCCTGAAGATGCTCCGAATACCGTAAAGAATTTTATTATGCTTGCAAACCTTAATTTTTATGATGGGTTAACGTTTCATCGTGTTGAACCGGGATTTTTAGTGCAAGGTGGAGATCCCGCAGGAAATGGTACGGGTGGCGCAGGGTATAATATTAAAGCCGAATTTAATTCAAGACGGCATATTTTGGGAACGGTAGCTATGGCAAGGGCAGAAGACCCGAATTCCGCCTCATCACAATTTTATGTTTGCTTGCAGGCGATACCGTCATTGGATGCTACCGGGAATAGATATACCGTTTTTGGACAGATAATCAGAGGAATGGATGAAGTAAAAGGAATCCGGGTTGGAGATAAAATCAGAAGTATAAGAATTGAACCTAAAAATTATGCCGAATTACAGATTATATGTAAGGGCGACCCCGTATGCGCTATATATACTGCGCCGACAATTAAAAGTATAACATTGCCCGATTATCCTGCTTCGGAATCAAGCTTAAAAGGCTCGGAAGGGAGAATAAATCTAAGACTTCATATAAATAAAAAAGGAGAAGTGGAAGATGTAAAGTTTTTACCTTCGGATATAACATATGACCAACCTCATGTAAAGGCTTTAGTTAAAAATTGGGTATTTACCCCTGCTAAAATAGGTGAAACCGTAATAGAGGACAATATTAATTTACCGATAGAATTTAAAGTTATAAACGATAAACAATGTGAAATAAGGTGCGCAAATGAACAAAAACTTATTAATCTCTAA